The Pantoea trifolii nucleotide sequence TTTCAGCCACAGATCGCGGTCGATGGCGTAGTTGATCGCCTGACGCACGCGCACATCAGCCAGCGGTTTGTGCTGGGTGTTGATCGCCATGTAATAGAGATAAATGCTCGGATCGCGCTGCACCGCCAGTTTGCTGTCGCTCTGCACGGTGGCGATCAGATCGGATGGCAGCGGCCAGATCGCATCCACCTGCCCAGATTTCAGCGCCGCCACGCGCGTGGCATCTTCCGGGCTTGGCGAGAAGATCACGTTATCCACTTTTGGCCAGCCTTTTTGCCAGTAGCCGTCGTACTTCGCCAGCGTCACGGCTTTACCCGGCTGCCAGGTGACGAATTTGAACGGGCCGGTGCCGACCGGATGCAGACGCAACTGCGCTTCTTCCGGATACTGCTTGAGAATCGCCGGGCTCCACATTACCGCCGACGGATGCGCCAGGGTGTTGATGAAAGCACCAAACGATTGGTTCAGATCGATTTTCACCTGGTCCGGCGCCAGCACCGTTACCTTCGCAATCATCTTGTAGAGGCTGTTGCGCTTGAGGCCTTTGGTCTGGTCGGCAAGGCGATCGAGGTTGGCTTTTACCGCTTCGGCATCGAACGGCGTGCCATCCTGGAAGGTCACGTCTTTACGCAGCGTCAGGGTAAATTCGGTGGCGCTGTCGTTGCTGGTGTAGCTGGTAGCCAGCCACGGCTGCAGCTTCATCCTGGCATCGAACTGGAACAGACGTTCGAAGATGCCGCTCTGCACCGAGTAGCTGACGTTATCGGAGGTATCGTGCGGATCGAGGCCGGTGATGTCGGCATACATCGAAATGCGCAGATCCTGCGCCTGAGCGGCGGCGGCCAGCGAGAGGGTCAATCCCAGCGCGAGCGCAGTACGGCGGAAAATCGGGTTCATGAAATCTCCTGGTATTGAGGGTTAGCGCGAAACACAATCAGCGACCCAGTGTTGCGGAGCAACCTGGCGATAACGCGGTTTAACGACCGTTTCTCCCACCTTGCGCAGCGGCGACGGAATTTCGCCGTCCTCGAAAGTGCGGGGTTGACGGTTCTGGGGATCGGCCACCGGCACCGAGGCCAGCAGACGTTGGGTATACGGATGTTGCGGCTGGTTGAACACCGATTGACGCGGCCCCAGCTCAACAATCTGGCCGAGATACATCACCGCCACGCGGTTAGCGATACGTTCCACCACCGCCATATCGTGCGAGATAAAAATCCACGCCACGCCGGTTTGCTGTTGCAGATCCATCATCAGGTTCACCACCTGCGCCTGAATCGACACATCCAGCGCCGAGACGGCTTCGTCGGCGATGATCACTTTGGGTTTCAACGCCATGGCGCGCGCAATGGCGATACGCTGACGCTGACCGCCAGAAAATTCATGCGGATAGCGCTGCGCGTGTTCCGGCAATAAGCCCACGCTTTTCAGCAACGCATCGACCTGCGGCGACGCGTCTTCCAGCGACTTGACCATGCCGTGCAGCAGCAGCGGTTCGGCAATGGTAAAGCCGACGGTGAGACGCGGATTGAGCGAGGCGTAAGGGTCCTGAAACACCATCTGAATTTCACGACGCAGCGGCTGGAACTGCGCCTCTTTCAGGTTGGCGATTTCATTGCCCTGGAAATGAATGCTGTCGGCGTCGCTGTTGATCAGCCGCATCAGCGCGCGACCGGTGGTGGATTTACCGCAGCCGCTTTCGCCGACAATCGCCAGGGTTTCGCCCGGCCATAGACTGAAATCGATCTGCTCCACCGCGTGCACCTGATGGGTGAGCGCCGAGAAAATGCCGCTGCGAATTGGGTAATACACTTTCAGGCCGCGTACATCCAGCAGCGGCGTTTCGTCGTAGCGCGCGGTGCGCTGCTCGCTGTTATCGCTGGCATTGCTGCCCAATAGCGGAAAACGCTGCGGCCATGCGTGTTCGCGCATATCGCCGAGCTTCGGCACTGCGGCCAATAATGCTTTGGTGTAGGGATGCTGCGGCGCGTTGAAGATTTCAGTTACCGTGCCCTGCTCAACCACTTCGCCGCGCAGCATCACCACCACGCGATCGGCGATTTCTGCCACCACGCCCATGTCGTGGGTGATGAACAGCACCGCCATCTGTTTCTCGCGTTGCAGGTCGCGCAGGATGTGCAGAATGCGCGCCTGCACCGTGACATCCAGCGCGGTGGTCGGCTCATCAGCAATCAGCAGCTGCGGATCGCAGGCCAGCGCCTGGGCAATCATCACGCGCTGGCGCATGCCGCCCGACAGCGAATGCGGATAGCTTTTCATCACCCGATCGACATCAGCGATGCGCACCTGGCGCAGTAATTCACGTGCGCGCGCCTCGGCCTGACTTTTGTCGCAAATCTGATGATCCCGCAGCGCTTCGGTCAGCTGATCGCCGACGCGCAATACCGGATTGAGCGAGGTCATCGGCTCCTGAAAAATCATCGCCATTTCGCGGCCACGTAAAGCACGGCTCTGGGTTTCATTCAGCGTGGCAAGCTGATGCGCGTTGCCCTGACGATCACGGAACTGCATGCTGCCCCGATCGATACGCCCGGATGCGGCCAGCAAGCCCATTACCGCCAGCGAGGTGACCGATTTACCCGAGCCACTTTCACCGACCACGGCGACAATTTCGCCCTGATGAATGTTAAAGCTGATGCCCTTCAGCGCCTGATTTTCGCCGCTGCGGCCGCGAAAACTGACGCTGAGATCCTGAATCGCGAGCACCGGTGCTGAACCGGCAACGCTGGCGGCGTTGGGTGTAAGTAAAGTGTCCGTCATCGTTGCTCCGCGTGCGGGTTACAGCCAGATTTGGCCTTGAGCGTAAGAAAGGAAGGGCGAGCTATCGGCGGCCAGCCAGATTGGGCCATCGAGATCGACATGCTCAGCGGCAATCGCCACCGGCAGCGCTGCTTCCATCGCCAGTGAAGAGCCGAGCATGCAGCCAACCATCAACCGCATATCAAGCTTCTGCGCCTCATCCACCATCGCCAGCGCTTCGGTTAACCCGCCGCACTTATCCAGCTTGATGTTGATCATCTCGTAGCGATTACGCAGCGGCGCGATGTCTTCACGTGTGTGGCAACTCTCATCGGCACACACCGGAATAGGGTGCGCGAAGCGCTGCAACGCCTGATCCTGGCCCGCCGGCAGCGGCTGCTCGACCATCGCGATGTTAAAACTCGCCAGCGCGTTGAACAGGCTGGGCAAATCCACGCCCGACCAGGCTTCATTGGCATCAATGATTAAGGTGGCGCGCGGCGCGGCCTGACGAATCGCAGCGACTTTTTCCAGAATCTCGTCGCGATTGAGTTTGATTTTCAGCAGGATGGCGCCGCGTGATACCGCGTCGGCAGCGGCGGCGGCCATGTTCTCGATGGAATCGAGGCTGAGGGTTTCGGCGGTGATCACCGATGGCGGCTGACGACGCTCGCACTGTTGCCACAGCGTGTGCTTCACCAGCGCGGCATCAAGACGCCACAGCGCGCAGTCCAGCGCATTACGCGCTGAACCGGCAGACACACGGCTTTGCAGATCAAGGCGGCTCAGGCCCGCTTCCATGTCGGCGCGCAGCGCTTCCAGTTCGGCGTTGACGCTTTCTGGCGTTTCATCGTAGCGCGGCGTGGGCGTACATTCGCCGCGGCCAATAAAGCCGTTCTGCTCCAGCGTCACGCGAATTACCGTAACCGCCGTGCGAGTGCCACGTGAGATGGCAAACGGACGCGCCAGCGGCAGCTCCAGCACTTCAATCTGCATGCGCCGCATAATTAGCCACGCTCCTGCAGCAGCGCGGCGATATCCGCCATGCCGAAACGCACCGGATCGGTGGCTGGCACGCCGAATTCTGCGCTGATTTCTGCGCAATAGGCGCGCGCTTCTGCTTCGCTGTAGTTTGAGGTGTTGATGGCGAAACCGGCCAGCTGCACCGCGTCGCTGGTGACGTGCGCCGCGCGCAGGTTGGCTTCGACGCAATCTTTCAGGCTGACCATCGGCTGATGCGGCAGATGACGCATATGCGGACGGCCCATTTCATGGCACATCACCAGCCAATGCGGTTGCGCACCGTGAATCAAGCCCATGCTGACGCCAGCGTAAGAAGGATGGAACAGCGAACCCTGACCTTCAACGATATCCCAGTGATCGGCGTCATTGGCTGGTGACAGCGCTTCGACCGCACCGGCGATGAAGTCGGCAATCACCGCATCAATCGCGATACCTTCGCCTGCCACCAAAATGCCGGTCTGGCCGGTGGCGCGGAAATCGGCTTTCATGCCGCGTTCGCGCATCGCGGCTTCCAGCGCCAGCGAGGTGTACATCTTGCCTACCGAGCAATCTGTGCCGACAGTAAGTACACGCTTACCTGTGCGCTTTTTACCGCTGCCTACTTCCAGTTTTGGACGCATATGACGCAGGTCGAACAGCTCAACACCGAACTCTTTGGCCAGCGCCACCAGCTCCGGCTCATCCACCAGACGATGGTGCAAACCGCTGGCCACGTTCATCCCGGCAGAGATGGCGCTTTTTACCGTGTCGAGCCAATGCGCGGACAAGTAACCGCCGGCATTCGCGGTGCCGAGCACCAGCGTTTTGGCACCGCGCGCTTTGGCAGCGGCAATGTCGAGGACGTCGAGGCCCAGCGATACGGTGCAGCCCGGCAGTTTGATTTCGCCAACGCACTGCTCTGGACGCCAGACGTGGATGCCGCGGGCGGTTTTAGCGGCCAGTGGATCGGTTACGTCGCCGAGGAAGAGTAAATAAGGTTGTGGGATCAGCATGATGTTTCTCATTTCAGACGGTTTATAGGGCCTGAATTGACTATTTCATGCAGAAGATGGGGTGACGAATGCTTGTTTAGTTGCGGGGTATAACGTGCGGCTATAGCCAGATCGAAATCTGATGGCTGAAGGATTTTATCAGCAAGTTAGGGAGAAAATGGGGGGAATTGCGGCTGGAGAGATAAGAAAACAGTTGATAACCACAGGTCGATCCGTGACCGCGATTATCGAGGGTATTCTTTTAGCGCTGGATTAATGCTGTGCGCCTGGCGGTACGTGCTTGAAGGTTTCAACATAAGCGTTAAACACGTAGCGGAAAAAGCGTTTCATAAGGCACCTGGTTCAAAAATTGTTGAAGAAATACGCAAAAAGTATAGCCTCTGAGCGTTTTTACCGCAATTATTTTTGAAGTAGATCACATAATGAAGGGAAATTGGGAGTTGAGTGATGCAGTTAAAAGCGGTCACCATGAATGGCGACCCTACAAATTAAAACCAACCTAAGTGCTGGCCCAAAATGGTGCAGCCAATGCTGATCAGCACTACGCCGCCCAACACTTCGGCCCATTTACCCATCACCGGACCGATAAAGCGGCCCACCAGCACGCCGGTGGTCGCCATAATGGTAGTGGCGGCGCCGATGGTGACGGCGGTCATGATGATATTCACTTGCAGGAACGCCAGGCCAACACCGACGGCCAGCGCATCAAGACTGGTGGCGACAGCGGTTAACGCCAGCACCATAAAACCGTGACGCTGCGGCGCTTCGCAAGGCTCATCGGCGGTTTGACGGAAACCTTCCATTATCATACGGCCGCCCAGCACGGTTAACAGCACGAACGCCACCCAGTGATCCCACGCCATGATGTAGCGGCTGGCCGCGAGGCCAATCGCCCAGCCAATCAGCGGCGTTAACATTTCGATGACGCCAAAGATCAAACCGGTACGCAGCGCTTCTTTGAAATTTGGGCGATGCAGCGATGCGCCTTTGCCCAATGCTGCGGCGAAAGCGTCCATCGACATGCCAAAGGCCAAAATCAGGGTTGCGATAAATGTCATGGGTTTTCAATCAATGCTGCGGAACAGGCGCCAAAGCCGCTACTTCTCCGCATTTATTGTTCAGTAATGAAAAAGTGCGCGCAGTCTAACACGCAAAAACGGCAAAAAAAAGACAGTAAAATCAGGGATTTAAGTATAGCAAAGGCTATAACTCTTAACTTTCGCTATTTTTGACGCTAAGTGAATGGAATAGAAGAAATTTCTTAGCGCGATTCGGCACGGGGATTGCACCGTAGCGCGGTTTTATGCGCTAATGCCCGCGCTAACTGATTTGGATAATGACCATGAATAACCCATTCGAAACGCTGATCATCCCAGGCGGCATTCTGCTGCTGGGCTTTCTTTCTGCCCTGCTGCTGCCCGCGCCTTCATTTGGTATTGAGCTGGCAAAACAGCTGCAGGAAAGCCTGCATCTGATGGATGTTAATCAGCTGTATACCATCGTCTTTAGTTTGTGGTTTTTACTGCTGGGCGCGATTGAGTTTTTCGTCATTCGCTTCCTGTGGCGCCGCCGATCGCGCTGATCATTTTTTCAGCAAGGTGATGCATTTTTCTTCTGGCGGGCACCCACGCCCAAGCTGAAATTCATCACCACAAAAATGTAACATTACTTTTACACGATATGGCGAAATATCGCGCAACATAAAATCCGCATAAATAATCAATTTAGTTAAAGTCCATAATTTTCAAAGCATTAAAATGTGACACACCTCACTCACCGTTTTCAACCCCATCAAAAGCACTCACAATAGCGTAACAACTGCATTACGCTAACCGTCTGATTAAGAGATAAAAATCCCTTATGACCACGGGGTTGAGCTGATTAATTCTTATGCTGAATCATTTCCGCCTTTAAAAAATAAACAAACGTTTAATTCCGATACGAGAATGTTATATTCGAATGCATATGCATAACGTGCAGTTAACCGTTATCGTCCCCATGACTTATACCTGAGTCTTAACCTTTGAGAGATAGCGCCACGCGCTCGAAAGAAGCGCGGCTATTTCGCCTGCGAACCTGTTGAGCTTCAGGTCAACAGAGAGAGGAGATGTCGCCTCATGAGTACTACTGCGGTAAATCTGGCGCTCGCCGCCGCTGGCATGGAAAGTGCAAACCTTCAGGAACGAAAAGACGTCGACGTACTGCTGATTGGCGCAGGCGTGATGAGTGCGACTTTGGGCGCATGGCTGCAAGATCTCGAACCTGACTGGTCGATTGAGATGGTTGAACGTCTTGATGACGTGGCCGTTGAATCCTCTAATGGCTGGAACAACGCCGGAACCGGTCACGCCGCGCTGGCAGAGCTCAACTATACGCCGCAGAAGGCGGATGGCAGCATCGACATCGCCAAAGCGGTGGCGATTAACGAATCGTTCCAGATTTCGCGCCAGTTCTGGGCGTATCACGTTCAGAAAGGCAACCTGCGCAATCCTAAAAGCTTTATCCACAGTACGCCGCACATGAGTTTCGTCTGGGGCGACGATAACGTTGAATTCCTGCGCAAGCGTTTCAATGCGTTGCAGAAAAGCACGCTGTTCCGTGGCATGAATTACTCTGAAGACCGTGATCAAATCACCGAGTGGATTCCGCTGGTGATGAACGGCCGTGACAGCAAGCAAAAAGTCGCAGCCACCAGGACCGAAATGGGCACCGACGTGAACTTCGGTGAAGTAACGCGTCAGCTGATTGCCTCTTTAGAGAAGAAAGCCAATTTCCGCCTGCGTCTGCGCCAGGAAGTGCGCGATATCAAACGCCTGAGCGACGGTCGCTGGCAGGTCACTCTGCATAATCTGGCCAGCGGCGAAAATCGCGTGCTGACCACGCGCCAGCTGTTTATTGGTGCGGGCGGCGCGGCGTTGCCGCTGCTGCAGAAATCCGGCATTCCAGAAGTGAAAGGTTATGCCGGTTTCCCGGTGGGCGGTTCATTCCTGGTGACGGAAAATCCTGACGTAGTCAAACAGCACATGGCGAAGGTGTATGGCAAAGCCAGCGTCGGCGCACCGCCGATGTCGGTGCCGCACGTCGATACCCGCGTACTGGATGGCAAGCAGGTGCTGCTGTTTGGGCCGTTTGCGACCTTCTCGACCAAATTCCTCAAGCAGGGTTCGCTGCTGGATATGTTCGGCGCGATGAACACCAGCAACCTCAAGCCGATGGTGCAGGTTGGC carries:
- a CDS encoding glutathione ABC transporter substrate-binding protein; translation: MNPIFRRTALALGLTLSLAAAAQAQDLRISMYADITGLDPHDTSDNVSYSVQSGIFERLFQFDARMKLQPWLATSYTSNDSATEFTLTLRKDVTFQDGTPFDAEAVKANLDRLADQTKGLKRNSLYKMIAKVTVLAPDQVKIDLNQSFGAFINTLAHPSAVMWSPAILKQYPEEAQLRLHPVGTGPFKFVTWQPGKAVTLAKYDGYWQKGWPKVDNVIFSPSPEDATRVAALKSGQVDAIWPLPSDLIATVQSDSKLAVQRDPSIYLYYMAINTQHKPLADVRVRQAINYAIDRDLWLKVAFAGMGKPASSAIPQGVQFYQKQSAPNYRYAPDEAKALLKAAGYPNGLDLKLWVTNATASVRAAQVLKAQLATVGIRATVTPMDSGTRNAKLWGVKDPKAAEFDLYYGGWSTSTGDADWALRPLYATESWVPTSYNVSYFSNAEADKAIAGGLATADPAKRGEAYAEAQKVLWKEAPVAFLGTPDNLVGKRSTLSGVSMLPDGNFLFNQATFK
- a CDS encoding ABC transporter ATP-binding protein; translation: MTDTLLTPNAASVAGSAPVLAIQDLSVSFRGRSGENQALKGISFNIHQGEIVAVVGESGSGKSVTSLAVMGLLAASGRIDRGSMQFRDRQGNAHQLATLNETQSRALRGREMAMIFQEPMTSLNPVLRVGDQLTEALRDHQICDKSQAEARARELLRQVRIADVDRVMKSYPHSLSGGMRQRVMIAQALACDPQLLIADEPTTALDVTVQARILHILRDLQREKQMAVLFITHDMGVVAEIADRVVVMLRGEVVEQGTVTEIFNAPQHPYTKALLAAVPKLGDMREHAWPQRFPLLGSNASDNSEQRTARYDETPLLDVRGLKVYYPIRSGIFSALTHQVHAVEQIDFSLWPGETLAIVGESGCGKSTTGRALMRLINSDADSIHFQGNEIANLKEAQFQPLRREIQMVFQDPYASLNPRLTVGFTIAEPLLLHGMVKSLEDASPQVDALLKSVGLLPEHAQRYPHEFSGGQRQRIAIARAMALKPKVIIADEAVSALDVSIQAQVVNLMMDLQQQTGVAWIFISHDMAVVERIANRVAVMYLGQIVELGPRQSVFNQPQHPYTQRLLASVPVADPQNRQPRTFEDGEIPSPLRKVGETVVKPRYRQVAPQHWVADCVSR
- the dgcA gene encoding N-acetyl-D-Glu racemase DgcA, which gives rise to MRRMQIEVLELPLARPFAISRGTRTAVTVIRVTLEQNGFIGRGECTPTPRYDETPESVNAELEALRADMEAGLSRLDLQSRVSAGSARNALDCALWRLDAALVKHTLWQQCERRQPPSVITAETLSLDSIENMAAAAADAVSRGAILLKIKLNRDEILEKVAAIRQAAPRATLIIDANEAWSGVDLPSLFNALASFNIAMVEQPLPAGQDQALQRFAHPIPVCADESCHTREDIAPLRNRYEMINIKLDKCGGLTEALAMVDEAQKLDMRLMVGCMLGSSLAMEAALPVAIAAEHVDLDGPIWLAADSSPFLSYAQGQIWL
- the dgcN gene encoding N-acetyltransferase DgcN, with amino-acid sequence MLIPQPYLLFLGDVTDPLAAKTARGIHVWRPEQCVGEIKLPGCTVSLGLDVLDIAAAKARGAKTLVLGTANAGGYLSAHWLDTVKSAISAGMNVASGLHHRLVDEPELVALAKEFGVELFDLRHMRPKLEVGSGKKRTGKRVLTVGTDCSVGKMYTSLALEAAMRERGMKADFRATGQTGILVAGEGIAIDAVIADFIAGAVEALSPANDADHWDIVEGQGSLFHPSYAGVSMGLIHGAQPHWLVMCHEMGRPHMRHLPHQPMVSLKDCVEANLRAAHVTSDAVQLAGFAINTSNYSEAEARAYCAEISAEFGVPATDPVRFGMADIAALLQERG
- the mntP gene encoding manganese efflux pump MntP — encoded protein: MTFIATLILAFGMSMDAFAAALGKGASLHRPNFKEALRTGLIFGVIEMLTPLIGWAIGLAASRYIMAWDHWVAFVLLTVLGGRMIMEGFRQTADEPCEAPQRHGFMVLALTAVATSLDALAVGVGLAFLQVNIIMTAVTIGAATTIMATTGVLVGRFIGPVMGKWAEVLGGVVLISIGCTILGQHLGWF
- a CDS encoding DUF1158 domain-containing protein yields the protein MNNPFETLIIPGGILLLGFLSALLLPAPSFGIELAKQLQESLHLMDVNQLYTIVFSLWFLLLGAIEFFVIRFLWRRRSR
- the mqo gene encoding malate dehydrogenase (quinone); the encoded protein is MSTTAVNLALAAAGMESANLQERKDVDVLLIGAGVMSATLGAWLQDLEPDWSIEMVERLDDVAVESSNGWNNAGTGHAALAELNYTPQKADGSIDIAKAVAINESFQISRQFWAYHVQKGNLRNPKSFIHSTPHMSFVWGDDNVEFLRKRFNALQKSTLFRGMNYSEDRDQITEWIPLVMNGRDSKQKVAATRTEMGTDVNFGEVTRQLIASLEKKANFRLRLRQEVRDIKRLSDGRWQVTLHNLASGENRVLTTRQLFIGAGGAALPLLQKSGIPEVKGYAGFPVGGSFLVTENPDVVKQHMAKVYGKASVGAPPMSVPHVDTRVLDGKQVLLFGPFATFSTKFLKQGSLLDMFGAMNTSNLKPMVQVGLKSFDLVKYLVDQVLQSDSDRMEALRAYVPQAKQEDWRLVTAGQRVQIIKNDTVEGGVLRLGTEVVTSEDGSISALLGASPGASTAAPIMLELMAKAFPEQMRSPEWQTKIRMVIPSWGRKLNGDVALTEKVLADTSRVLQLDYEPVITPDAANDEARETAHVVGK